Part of the Oncorhynchus mykiss isolate Arlee chromosome 26, USDA_OmykA_1.1, whole genome shotgun sequence genome is shown below.
AGGATCTAGAGGAATACCTATTGATCAAGTGGACTTTGTTTCATGCAAATTAATGTCAGATTTAAATGATGAAGGTAAACCATATGAAATATCTTGATTAGTATTTCTGTATTATCACATATTGTTTCCTTTTTGCCCAGTCGGCATTTATAACACTCAATACATGAAGGAAGGGCTTTGAGAATGATTACCTGCTTCATTCAAAATAACCAACCTACATTACTATACTAAACTTCACTTGCATCACCCTTGTGGTATTGAGATAACCACAAGAATGCTTTCACTGGATGGCACATAAAGGAAGGTAGTTCCTACATGATAGAGTGCCTGCTTTGTTATCCAACTGATCTGGTGTCCtttctgtcatcctgtgaaccccgttcattgctgctcgctgctatttttttttttccaatttcCAATTTTCCTAAATGAAAatcattgaagagaattggaatttcagtgtaatCGTGCTGCTCGCCATGTATTCCTTGACAGAAAATACTGTCAGATAATTTGTtaccaaattaaatgttattcGACCTTTGTATGTAAATACCAACTGAGAGAGTTGAAATGTTTATGACCGGTGCGTTTTATTAAGATGAATTGATAATTTAAGATTAAACAAAAACACAATTATACAATTGATCAATCTGTACAAAACATAAAACTGTCCGTTTCGAATacaccctccccctcccccccacacacacacacataatcctcCAAATGCATTGAAATTACATCGTTTGACTTTTCAAATGTTTTACAATGGAATTACAATCAGTTATAGTGACAGCGTTTCATTATAGTTCAACAACAATCATGaaccaaaaaaaaatgaaaaaaacaatGGAGGTATATGAAAAGGCTTGAAATCAATTTTCAAACGAGGACAAAAAAACAATCACTTCTCTACACTTCCATAGACTGCTAGTCCGAAATGGtatcctatatagtgcactacttttcaccagatccctatgggccctggtcaacagtagggcactagatagggaatatggtgccctAGTTGTGCGTTGACAGGCTGACAGTACCGTCTGTTAGATAACGCCATTGGTACTGTCAGACGGACTCGCACACTCAAcagctacctacctacctatgcTTCTATACACACGCACACGGGGCCTCAAGCGCTATATTTCCATGGTTACAATACCACCATCACACACAGGTACAGCTACGGTAGGAGTTCAACAGAACACACTGAATTAGCCTGGAATCACAACTGATTTGGCTACATTTCACTGTTGTTTCAGATGGTGAGCGCAGCACTcgagtctggtttaaccaggctaactCTGAAATATTAGTAACGTGACTTAGCAGGAAACTCCGTCCTACATCAGTGATGGAGCAGTGGAACAATCGATGGGTTACCTGGCAACGTTACAACGATGATGTAAACTGATTTATGGttttttcaataaacatttttgagactaaatatagtttacacgTTGTCCTATAATCCTACGATTGTAAGCCAACCCCGTCAGTTTCCTGCCTCTCGGACGCGCGCGCCAGGGTCGGCGtcaaattccatttcaattcgtaaaaagttttttaaaaatcacaaaaaaaaatTTTCATTGAAAAGAGAAATTCAAACTTCcagaattgactggaatttaaatggaattcaCCCCAACCCTGGCATCGGTATTGTACGTAAACATCCCGCCCATCCTACCCACAGGATATGTAGTGACATTAGTGCCACCAGGAATGTCATTTTAGCTCTATTTCTGGTGGTAGTAAtattagcctgggtgccagtctgtttgtgctctcTTCCCAACTCCATATGGAACTGTCATGtacaacatggttatatagtaatatcactacattagagacagatctgagaccaggctatagtaatatcactacattagagacagatctgagaccaggctatagtAATATCACTACATTAGAggcagatctgagaccaggctatagtaatatcactacattagagacagatctgagaccaggctatagtAATATCACTACATTAGAggcagatctgagaccaggctatagtaatatcactacattagagacagatctgagaccaggctatagtaatatcactacattagagacagatctgggaccaggctatagtaatatcactacattagagacagatctgagaccaggctatagtAACCAGGCTATAGTAATATCACTACATtagagacagatctgggaccaggctatagtaatatcactacattagagacagatctgagaccaggctatagtAACCAGGCTATAGTAATATCACTACATTAgagacagatctgagaccaggctatagtaatatcactacattagagacagatctgagaccaggctatagtaatatcactacattagagacagatctgagaccaggctatagtAACCAGGCTATAGTAATATCACTACATtagagacagatctgggaccaggctatagtaaCCAGGCTATAGTAATATCACTACATtagagacagatctgggaccaggctatagtaatatcactacattagagacagatctgggaccaggctatagtaatatcactacattagagacagatctgagaccaggctatagtaatatcactacattagagacagatctgagaccaggctatagtAACCAGGCTATAGTAATATCACTACATtagagacagatctgggaccaggctatagtaatatcactacattagagacagatctgggaccaggctatagtaatatcactacattagagacagatctgagaccaggctatagtAACCAGGCTATAGTAATATCACTACATTAgagacagatctgagaccaggctatagtaatatcactacattagagacagatctgagaccaggctatagtaatatcactacattagagacagatctgagaccaggctatagtaatatcactacattagagacagatctgggaccaggctatagtaatatcactacattagagacagatctgggaccaggctatagtaatatcactacattagagacagatctgagaccaggctatagtaatatcactacattagagacagatctgagaccaggctatagtaatatcactacattagagacagatctgagaccaggctatagtaatatcactacattagagacagatctgggaccaggctatagtaaCCAGGCTATAGTAATATCACTACATTAgagacagatctgagaccaggctatagtaatatcactacattagagacagatctgagaccaggctatagtaatatcactacattagagacagatctgggaccaggctatagtaatatcactacattagagacagatctgagaccaggctatagtaatatcactacattagagacagatctgagaccaggctatagtAACCAGGCTATAGTAATATCACTACATtagagacagatctgggaccaggctatagtaaCCAGGCTATAGTAATATCACTACATTAgagacagatctgagaccaggctatagtaatatcactacattagagacagatctgagaccaggctatagtaatatcactacattagagacagatctgagaccaggctatagtaatatcactacattagagacagatctgagaccaggctatagtAACCAGGCTATAGTAATATCACTACATtagagacagatctgggaccaggctatagtaaCCAGGCTATAGTAATATCACTACATtagagacagatctgggaccaggctatagtaatatcactacattagagacagatctgggaccaggctatagtaatatcactacattagagacagatctgagaccaggctatagtaatatcactacattagagacagatctgagaccaggctatagtAACCAGGCTATAGTAATATCACTACATtagagacagatctgggaccaggctatagtaaCCAGGCTATAGTAATATCACTACATtagagacagatctgggaccaggctatagtaaTATCACTACATTAGAggcagatctgagaccaggctatagtaatatcactacattagagacagatctgagaccaggctatagtaatatcactacattagagacagatctgggaccaggctatagtaaCCAGGCTATAGTAATATCACTACATTAGAGACAGATCTGGGAGCCTCAACGTTTACACACATCACTGTTCCTCTGCCTAAAGCAGGTGgcttatagagagagaggatatacaTGAAGGCGTTAATATGGAACAAGCAGACCTCAGCAGAACAgatatctactactactactaataataataataatgacctAGCTACGACCTAGTAAGGCATAATCATCATTTTGGTTGGGACTATATGAATGAAGTAGAAAGCCATGCACTGTGTTGAAGTAAGAGGCAGCTTGGTGTCAACAGGCTTTAATGTGACGGACTGTGATAAGAGCCAAAACCAGATCTGGCCAAAAAAGTACATAACTGTGTCtaaaaatacttttaaatacTTCATATTTGAGAAAAGACGGGGAAATAATTTTAAAAGGTATTTCCAAGTATTTTGAGGTGCGCGTGATTCAGCTTGgtgggtttgcacttttgggactattctgtTGGTCCCATTGAACAAGGCAAACAGAATCAGCTCAAGTATTTAGaagtatttgatccaggtctgtCTGGTGATAGCTGGAGCTATATAGAGGGTGGTTGGCCAGTAGGAACGTTCTATGGTAGAtgggagtagaggtggttagtAGGAACGTTCTATGTTAGATGGGTGTAGAGGTGGTTAGTTGGCCAGTAGGAACGTTCTATGGTAGAtgggagtagaggtggttagtTGACCAGTAGGAA
Proteins encoded:
- the LOC118944546 gene encoding DNA-directed RNA polymerase II subunit RPB1-like isoform X3 — translated: MELSCTTWLYSNITTLETDLRPGYSNITTLETDLRPGYSNITTLEADLRPGYSNITTLETDLRPGYSNITTLEADLRPGYSNITTLETDLRPGYSNITTLETDLGPGYSNITTLETDLRPGYSNITTLETDLRPGYSNITTLETDLRPGYSNITTLETDLRPGYSNITTLETDLGPGYSNITTLETDLGPGYSNITTLETDLRPGYSNITTLETDLGPGYSNITTLETDLGPGYSNITTLETDLRPGYSNITTLETDLRPGYSNITTLETDLRPGYSNITTLETDLGPGYSNITTLETDLRPGYSNQAIVISLH
- the LOC118944546 gene encoding DNA-directed RNA polymerase II subunit RPB1-like isoform X2, coding for MELSCTTWLYSNITTLETDLRPGYSNITTLETDLRPGYSNITTLEADLRPGYSNITTLETDLRPGYSNITTLEADLRPGYSNITTLETDLRPGYSNITTLETDLGPGYSNITTLETDLRPGYSNITTLETDLRPGYSNITTLETDLRPGYSNITTLETDLRPGYSNITTLETDLGPGYSNITTLETDLGPGYSNITTLETDLRPGYSNITTLETDLGPGYSNITTLETDLGPGYSNITTLETDLRPGYSNITTLETDLRPGYSNITTLETDLRPGYSNITTLETDLRPGYSNITTLETDLRPGYSNQAIVISLH
- the LOC118944546 gene encoding DNA-directed RNA polymerase II subunit RPB1-like isoform X1, whose protein sequence is MELSCTTWLYSNITTLETDLRPGYSNITTLETDLRPGYSNITTLEADLRPGYSNITTLETDLRPGYSNITTLEADLRPGYSNITTLETDLRPGYSNITTLETDLGPGYSNITTLETDLRPGYSNITTLETDLRPGYSNITTLETDLRPGYSNITTLETDLRPGYSNITTLETDLGPGYSNITTLETDLGPGYSNITTLETDLRPGYSNITTLETDLGPGYSNITTLETDLGPGYSNITTLETDLRPGYSNITTLETDLRPGYSNITTLETDLRPGYSNITTLETDLRPGYSNITTLETDLRPGYSNITTLETDLGPGYSNITTLETDLRPGYSNITTLETDLRPGYSNITTLETDLRPGYSNITTLETDLGPGYSNQAIVISLH